In Solanum pennellii chromosome 7, SPENNV200, the following are encoded in one genomic region:
- the LOC107025039 gene encoding uncharacterized protein LOC107025039, translating to MDKSWIRMPRTTKEYLVGLNQFLEFAFKNGAIEHRIKCTCSQCCFGKWQTREVVFDHLICKLFPQNYVIWVMHGETSVLQNSKSREFTQDTLPPKNPVELLINEAFHGFRQERFDVGPSQIVEEEEIFKDIPTSYDKDFFELLKDGRAELYEGSKYSKLEFLLKLYHIKCLSSLSDKGMTMILDLLRDAFEFAKIPDSFYEAKKTINKLCLDYVKIDACPNDCMLYWGDDVNEETCKHCHTSRWKLDEKNTNIKVVARGKKKKKRPAKILRYFPLKPRL from the coding sequence ATGGATAAATCTTGGATTAGAATGCCAAGGACCACAAAGGAATATCTGGTTGGTTTGAATCAGTTTTTGGAATTTGCTTTTAAAAATGGAGCTATAGAACATAGAATAAAATGCACGTGTTCTCAATGTTGTTTTGGAAAATGGCAGACTAGAGAGGTAGTATTTGATCATTTGATTTGCAAGCTATTTCCTCAAAATTATGTCATTTGGGTTATGCATGGGGAAACAAGTGTGTTACAAAATTCTAAAAGCAGAGAGTTTACTCAGGATACACTGCCTCCAAAAAATCCTGTAGAATTATTGATTAACGAAGCATTTCATGGCTTTAGGCAAGAGAGATTTGATGTAGGTCCATCGCAAATAGtggaagaagaagagatattCAAGGATATACCCACATCATATGACAAAGACTTTTTTGAGTTGCTCAAAGATGGAAGGGCAGAATTGTATGAAGGGTCTAAGTACTCAAAATTAGAGTTTTTGTTAAAGTTATATCACATAAAGTGTTTGTCTAGTCTAAGTGACAAAGGAATGACTATGATATTGGATCTACTCAGGGATGCCTTTGAATTTGCAAAGATCCCTGATTCTTTTTATGAGGCTAAGAAAACTATCAACAAGttatgtcttgattatgttaagATTGATGCTTGTCCAAATGATTGCATGTTGTATTGGGGAGATGATGTTAATGAGGAAACATGCAAGCATTGTCATACTTCGAGATGGAAGCTTGATGAGAAGAATACAAACATTAAAGTGGTTGCTAGgggtaagaagaaaaaaaagagacctGCAAAAATTTTGCGTTACTTCCCATTAAAGCCAAGATTATAA
- the LOC114078002 gene encoding uncharacterized protein LOC114078002, producing the protein MLVLILCNFNGRLLGHFKSLIGNKSQAEGCIAEGQKIEEALTLYSRYFEDIESRVNRPKRVNDETNHDEVPERSSMFPRQGKVVGGFITFALTHLEKTQAHRYVLLNCASAKPFIDEFRQHIKRSSRGRKPSITEVEKRINREFTDWFPKRIMNPDIEDTISDDIKFLAQGPAPYARRFTAYNINGFKFRTLSREQGLKTQNSGVFLMSNTSCVASSADRNARQADLPYYGKLEDIIELNYYGKFRVVLFKCKWADTTRDRGFKRDVWNFNCVNFSKLIHTGDREDDDPYIEASQANMVFYVDDETDKEWSAAIHLQPRDVFDMGQVDEEEIFENEPTNNKNLKIFSMLIMEMSKSQQRSICLNTHSMLFSFGVKEKLFVYANHITLLLRFELFMCVWIWIQISYENLQSYNWMNQ; encoded by the exons ATGCTTGTTCTAATACTATGTAATTTTAATGGTAGATTGTTAGGTCATTTCAAGTCACTTATAGGGAACAAATCACAGGCAGAAGGATGTATAGCTGAAGgtcaaaaaattgaagaagctCTAACTCTTTATTCTCGTTATTTTGAGGATATCGAATCGAGGGTAAATAGGCCTAAACGAGTAAATGATGAAACAAATCATGATGAGGTTCCTGAAAGGTCATCTATGTTCCCTCGACAAGGTAAAGTTGTCGGAGGCTTCATAACATTTGCTTTGACTCATTTGGAGAAAACTCAAGCTCATCGATATGTATTACTTAATTGCGCTTCAGCAAAGCCATTTATTGA tGAATTTAGGCAACACATTAAAAGGAGTTCAAGAGGCAGAAAACCTTCGATAACAGAGGTAGAAAAGAGAATTAATAGAGAGTTTACTGATTGGTTTCCTAAGCGG atAATGAATCCAGATATAGAAGACACAATCTCTGATGATATAAAGTTTTTAGCACAAGGTCCAGCGCCATATGCAAGAAGATTCACTGCTTATAACATTAATGGGTTCAAATTTCGAACTTTGTCAAGAGAACAAGGATTGAAAACTCAAAATAGTGGAGTTTTTCTTATGTCTAACACTTCTTGCGTTGCATCTAGTGCTGATAGAAATGCAAGACAAGCAGATTTGCCATATTATGGGAAGTTGGAAGATATTATTGAGCTTAACTATTATGGAAAGTTCAGGGTTGTGCTTTTCAAATGCAAGTGGGCTGACACTACTCGAGATAGAGGGTTTAAAAGAGATGTTTGGAACTTTAATTGTGTCAATTTTTCTAAATTGATTCACACTGGTGATCGTGAGGATGATGATCCTTATATTGAAGCATCACAAGCAAATATGGTTTtctatgttgatgatgaaaCAGATAAAGAATGGAGTGCAGCTATACATTTACAACCAAGAGATGTGTTTGACATGGGACAAGttgatgaagaagagatatttgAGAATGAGCCTACCAACAAcaagaatttgaaaattttttcgATGTTGATTATGGAAATGTCCAAATCTCAACAGAGGAGCATATGTCTGAACACACATAGCATGCTTTTTAGTTTTGGTGTAAAGGAAAAACTATTTGTATATGCTAATCACATCACTCTTTTATTAAGATTTGAACTTTTCATGTGTGTGTGGATCTGGATACAAATTTCTTATGAAAATCTGCAGTCTTATAACTGGATGAACCAGTAA